Proteins from a single region of Argiope bruennichi chromosome 6, qqArgBrue1.1, whole genome shotgun sequence:
- the LOC129971934 gene encoding uncharacterized protein LOC129971934 — translation MAPPKKGPFSGRHFVPVSSNVDNHFDKYFVLKRISEKNETFESVSPFLVQKAIAATVGDVTSIRKMRSGDLLVEVNSRKQAHQIQKLKALSTVPVSVSPHHSLNISKGVITCGEIFNLPVDLITAEMKSQGVTHVQRITIRRDGNVLETKHHILTFKSPKLPEFVYAGYIKLPVRPYIPNPLRCFNCQRYGHSKANCRGTLTCARCAAKDHDSQQCSAPEKCVNCGGSHASYSRLCERWQLEKKIITLKIKENISYPEARRKLSPQTPTPGLSYASALQKSFCVNCLCPNCTKTTNRSKITKKTSDSDTEQSVNSTSDTGIPTKPISKNKLQKSLKLKLAKRGQTQKELSAKLKKSSSKNSVALGLAARGKAHKDLTSLFGGILNTPDLKLHPSEDENEFEMSCDVSATPFVAPNNSFKHLS, via the coding sequence ATGGCTCCTCCCAAGaagggtccctttagtgggcgtcaTTTTGTACCTGTATCTTCAAACGTAGataatcattttgataaatactTTGTCTTGAAACGTATTTCCGAAAAAAACGAAACATTTGAAAGCGTGTCGCCATTTTTGGTGCAGAAAGCGATCGCAGCAACAGTCGGTGATGTAACATCTATTCGCaagatgcgttctggtgacttgctggtAGAGGTTAATTCTCGTAAGCAAGCTcaccaaattcaaaaattaaaagccttGTCAACAGTTCCTGTCAGTGTCAGCCCCCATCACTCATTAAATATATCGAAGGGTGTTATCACTTGTGGGGAAATATTTAATCTCCCTGTAGATTTAATTACAGCTGAAATGAAATCCCAAGGTGTCACACATGTACAACGCATTACTATCCGACGAGATGGTAATGTTCTAGAAACCAAACATCATATTCTGACTTTCAAATCACCAAAATTACCAGAATTTGTCTATGCAGGGTATATAAAATTGCCTGTCAGACCATACATTCCCAATCCTTTAAGATGTTTTAATTGTCAGCGTTATGGACACTCTAAAGcaaattgccgcgggacactgaCTTGTGCCCGTTGTGCTGCTAAAGACCACGATAGCCAGCAATGTTCTGCACccgaaaagtgcgtgaactgtggCGGCAGTCATGCGTCATACTCTAGATTATGCGAACGTTggcaacttgaaaagaaaataataactcttaaaatcaaagaaaacatttcGTATCCTGAAGCTAGGCGAAAACTTTCACCACAAACGCCTACTCCTGGTCTGAGCTATGCATCTGCTCTGCAAAAATCCTTTTGTGTAAATTGTTTGTGTCCAAATTGTACAAAAACTACCAATCgctcaaaaataactaaaaagacaTCCGATTCTGATACAGAACAATCTGTAAACAGCACATCTGACACTGGCATACCAACTAAacctatttcaaaaaataagttacaaaaatcACTGAAGCTAAAACTTGCAAAGCGTGGTCAAACGCAGAAAGAACTATCTGCGAAATTGAAAAAATCATCTTCTAAAAATTCTGTCGCATTAGGACTTGCAGCTCGGGGAAAAGCCCACAAGGATTTAACATCCTTATTTGGTGGCATATTAAATACTCCCGATCTGAAACTGCATCCTTCAGaggatgaaaatgaatttgaaatgagttgcgatgtttctGCAACTCCGTTTGTTGCTCCTAATAATTCTTTTAAGcatctctcttaa